The Sphaerospermopsis torques-reginae ITEP-024 genome has a window encoding:
- the apcB gene encoding allophycocyanin subunit beta has translation MRDAVTTLIKNYDVAGKYFDRNAIDSLASYFATGTARVQAAAAINANAAAIVKQAGSKLFEELPELIRPGGNAYTTRRYAACLRDMDYYLRYATYALVAANMNVLDERVLQGLRETYNSLGVPISSTVRGIQIMKDIAKEQAAAAGVANTAFVDEPFDYMTRELSEQDV, from the coding sequence ATGCGCGATGCAGTTACAACTTTAATTAAGAATTATGACGTAGCTGGCAAATATTTTGACCGGAATGCGATTGATAGTCTTGCGTCTTATTTTGCAACTGGTACAGCTAGAGTGCAAGCTGCGGCGGCTATTAATGCTAATGCGGCTGCTATTGTTAAGCAAGCTGGTTCTAAGTTGTTTGAGGAATTACCTGAATTAATTCGTCCTGGTGGTAATGCTTATACAACTCGCCGTTATGCTGCTTGCTTGCGTGATATGGATTACTACTTACGCTATGCTACTTATGCGCTGGTTGCAGCTAATATGAATGTATTGGATGAGCGTGTGTTGCAAGGGTTACGGGAAACTTACAATTCTTTGGGTGTTCCCATTAGTTCTACTGTGCGTGGTATCCAAATTATGAAGGATATTGCTAAGGAACAAGCTGCTGCTGCGGGTGTCGCTAATACTGCTTTTGTGGATGAGCCTTTTGATTATATGACTCGTGAGTTGAGTGAGCAGGATGTTTAA
- the glnA gene encoding type I glutamate--ammonia ligase, with translation MTTPQEVLKMIRDQNIQMIDLKFIDTPGTWQHLTVYHNQIDESSFTDGVPFDGSSIRGWKGIEESDMTMVLDPNTAWIDPFMAEPTLSIICSIKEPRTGEWYNRCPRVIAQKAVDYLASTGLGDTAFFGPEAEFFMFDDVRYDQTANEGYYHVDSIEGRWNTGRKEEKGNLGYKTRFKEGYFPVPPTDTFQDIRTEMLLTMAKCGVPIEKQHHEVATGGQCELGFRFGKLIEAADWLMTYKYVIKNVARKYGKTVTFMPKPIFGDNGSGMHCHQSIWNNGQPLFAGDKYAGMSEMGLYYIGGILKHAPALLAITNPTTNSYKRLVPGYEAPVNLAYSQGNRSASVRIPLTGDNPKAKRLEFRCPDATSNPYLAFAAMLCAGIDGIKNKIHPGEPLDRNIYELSPEELAKIPSTPGSLELALEALENDHAFLTETGVFSEDFIQNWIDYKLANEVKQMQLRPHPYEFFLYYDC, from the coding sequence ATGACAACGCCACAAGAAGTCTTGAAAATGATTCGGGACCAAAACATTCAGATGATCGATCTGAAGTTTATTGATACACCAGGAACTTGGCAGCATCTCACGGTTTACCATAACCAAATTGACGAAAGTTCATTTACCGACGGTGTACCTTTCGACGGTTCTAGTATCCGGGGTTGGAAGGGTATCGAAGAATCTGACATGACAATGGTGTTAGATCCCAACACAGCTTGGATCGACCCTTTCATGGCAGAACCAACTCTAAGTATTATTTGTAGCATTAAAGAACCACGCACAGGCGAATGGTATAACCGTTGTCCCCGTGTGATTGCCCAAAAAGCAGTAGACTATTTAGCCTCTACTGGTCTTGGTGATACAGCTTTCTTTGGTCCTGAAGCGGAATTTTTCATGTTTGATGATGTTCGCTATGACCAAACTGCCAACGAAGGTTACTATCATGTAGATTCCATCGAAGGTCGTTGGAACACAGGTAGAAAGGAAGAAAAAGGCAACCTGGGTTATAAAACACGCTTCAAAGAAGGTTATTTCCCAGTTCCCCCCACAGACACCTTCCAAGACATCAGAACCGAAATGTTGTTGACAATGGCGAAATGTGGCGTACCCATTGAAAAACAACACCATGAAGTAGCTACCGGTGGTCAGTGTGAACTTGGTTTCCGCTTCGGTAAGCTGATCGAAGCTGCTGACTGGTTAATGACTTACAAATACGTCATCAAAAACGTGGCTAGAAAATACGGTAAAACCGTTACTTTCATGCCTAAACCTATTTTTGGTGATAATGGTTCTGGTATGCACTGTCACCAGTCCATTTGGAACAATGGTCAACCTTTGTTTGCAGGTGACAAATATGCTGGCATGAGCGAAATGGGTCTTTACTACATCGGTGGTATCCTCAAACACGCTCCAGCTTTATTGGCTATCACCAACCCCACTACAAACTCTTACAAACGTCTTGTACCTGGTTACGAAGCACCTGTTAACTTGGCTTACTCTCAAGGTAACCGTTCTGCTTCTGTACGTATTCCTTTAACTGGTGACAACCCCAAAGCTAAACGCTTAGAGTTCCGCTGTCCTGATGCTACTTCTAACCCCTACTTAGCTTTTGCGGCTATGCTTTGCGCTGGTATTGATGGTATTAAGAACAAAATCCATCCCGGTGAACCTTTAGACAGAAATATCTATGAACTGTCTCCTGAAGAACTAGCTAAGATTCCTTCTACTCCTGGTTCTTTGGAATTAGCTTTGGAAGCATTGGAAAATGACCACGCTTTCTTAACTGAAACTGGTGTATTCTCAGAAGACTTCATCCAAAACTGGATTGACTACAAGCTTGCTAACGAAGTTAAGCAAATGCAGTTGCGTCCTCATCCTTACGAATTCTTCTTATATTACGATTGCTAA
- a CDS encoding IS1634 family transposase translates to MNYQTEEIESKNIDHLGIIAGIIDEIGIVEKINEIFSIDIREKVNTGEVVKAIILNGLGFVSRPLYLFPDFFKDKAVEHLIGTGIKAEDLNDDKIGRVMDKLYKYGLTKLFLIIALEVVKKYGIDTKYSHLDSSSLHLHGEYKNCVNNLEKELGINREHPIMITQGYSRDHRPDLKQCILDLIVSSDGDIPLFFRGASGNESDKAVFAHILVEYSKQIDFESIMVADSALYSESNLKLMSNMKWISRVPLSIKKAKNLVKASINNEMKACKIKGYSYIEEKVSYGGIEQRWLLVESVERKKADLNKLDKKIQEELLKANKQVDKLEQEEFADKSLAELKIKEITAKLKYHQISDYRITETLNQGKTAVYRVKCKLRENQELITQQQNSCGRFILATNILDAQELESEEILKIYKEQQSTERGFRFIKDPLFFADSLFVKNPQRVETMMMLMALCLLVYNLGQRQLRMSLKAQKATVKNQLNKPTESPTLRWIFQCFQGIHLLMAQGFQRILNLTESHCHILQFLPTTCQKYYLLS, encoded by the coding sequence ATGAATTACCAAACAGAAGAAATTGAGAGTAAAAACATAGATCACTTAGGAATAATCGCAGGAATAATAGATGAAATAGGAATAGTAGAAAAAATCAACGAGATATTTTCAATAGATATCAGAGAGAAAGTAAACACAGGAGAAGTAGTCAAAGCAATCATTCTCAATGGACTAGGCTTTGTATCAAGACCACTATATTTGTTCCCAGATTTCTTTAAAGACAAAGCCGTAGAACATCTAATAGGAACAGGAATAAAAGCAGAAGATTTAAACGACGATAAAATAGGTAGAGTCATGGATAAACTCTATAAATATGGATTAACTAAACTATTCTTAATCATTGCCTTAGAAGTAGTAAAGAAATATGGAATAGACACAAAATATTCCCATTTAGACTCAAGCTCATTACATTTACACGGGGAATATAAGAATTGCGTAAATAATCTAGAGAAAGAACTAGGAATAAATCGAGAACATCCAATAATGATTACACAAGGATATTCTCGTGACCATCGCCCAGACCTAAAACAATGTATATTAGATTTAATAGTAAGTAGTGATGGGGATATACCATTATTTTTTAGAGGGGCATCAGGAAACGAATCAGATAAAGCAGTATTTGCTCATATCTTAGTAGAATATTCTAAACAAATAGATTTTGAAAGTATCATGGTGGCTGACAGTGCATTATATAGCGAAAGTAATTTAAAATTAATGTCAAACATGAAATGGATAAGTCGAGTACCATTATCCATTAAAAAAGCAAAAAATTTAGTGAAAGCCTCCATAAATAATGAAATGAAAGCCTGTAAAATCAAAGGTTATAGCTATATCGAAGAGAAAGTATCTTATGGAGGAATAGAGCAAAGATGGTTATTAGTAGAAAGCGTAGAGAGAAAAAAAGCAGACTTAAATAAACTAGACAAAAAAATCCAAGAAGAGTTATTAAAAGCTAACAAACAAGTAGATAAATTAGAACAGGAAGAATTTGCTGATAAATCTTTAGCCGAGTTGAAAATCAAAGAAATAACAGCTAAATTAAAATATCATCAAATATCAGACTATCGAATTACCGAGACATTAAATCAAGGGAAAACAGCAGTTTATAGAGTGAAATGTAAATTAAGAGAAAATCAGGAGTTAATTACACAACAGCAAAACTCTTGTGGCAGATTTATTTTAGCCACCAATATTTTGGATGCTCAGGAGTTAGAGTCAGAAGAAATCCTCAAAATATATAAAGAACAACAATCTACAGAAAGAGGATTTAGATTTATCAAAGACCCGTTATTTTTCGCGGATAGTCTGTTTGTGAAAAATCCCCAAAGAGTAGAGACAATGATGATGTTAATGGCATTATGTCTTTTGGTTTATAATTTAGGACAAAGACAATTAAGAATGTCATTGAAGGCACAAAAAGCCACAGTTAAAAACCAACTGAATAAACCTACAGAATCTCCCACATTAAGATGGATATTTCAGTGCTTTCAAGGTATTCATCTTTTGATGGCACAAGGATTTCAACGAATTCTTAATTTAACGGAGTCGCATTGTCATATCTTGCAATTCCTACCTACTACTTGTCAAAAATATTATTTATTATCTTAG
- the patX gene encoding heterocyst-inhibiting protein PatX has product MRAAISLLVSSLVFGSLAFNHEADFTSLSHMLIANFGSGKLLADNSKPGPNQPEQPAPHRGSGRKESMEFFSNIHSFV; this is encoded by the coding sequence ATGCGTGCTGCCATTTCACTTTTAGTATCGAGTCTGGTATTCGGCTCCTTAGCTTTTAACCACGAAGCAGATTTCACTAGCCTTTCTCATATGCTGATTGCTAATTTTGGTTCAGGAAAGCTACTTGCGGACAATTCTAAACCCGGTCCCAACCAACCAGAACAGCCAGCACCTCATCGCGGTAGTGGACGCAAAGAGTCAATGGAATTTTTTAGCAATATCCATTCCTTTGTTTAA
- a CDS encoding FAD-dependent oxidoreductase, giving the protein MNEIYTTDVLVVGGGTGGTAAAIQAARRGAKTILVSEFSWLGGMLTSAGVSAPDGNELKSFKIGLWGSFLNELRKKQPGGLDNSWVSFFSYQPHIGAEIFADWVRELLNLQWISGKVPLEVLRNADCIAGVRFADFTVYAKVILDGTELGDVLALGDVPYRWGWELQSEYGEPSAPESFNDLTEKYSVQSPTHVVVMQDFGECSAPEIPRAPNYDPSLFAGAWDNYGPEKFLNYGRLPANWFMINWPICGNDYGQKANRLLESKIARREFYQECFWHSQNFAHYIQTHLGRRYGLAEGVFPSLSPAFALHPYFRESRRLEGLVTVSEQDILPIADGRVAAKFDDAVAIGNYANDHHYPGVKFSLQPKSIRWGGRWTGTPFTIPYRCLIPKSTDGLLVCEKNISVSHIANGATRLQPVVMGIGQAAGMAAALCCELNCQPRNLPVRMLQTALLTDERSPTAIVPLFNLSIYHPEWLNWQIHYLNQPETYPIDGNCPALSVDQCDFLNLDCFIGIFNCLGQQDYRFTITNPTELLPKTWQIVTLESSVDEQLQVLSQNQKLKVWGRANSSGNWLLVEYIDEVSN; this is encoded by the coding sequence ATGAATGAAATTTATACAACTGATGTCTTAGTCGTCGGTGGGGGAACCGGTGGAACTGCGGCCGCTATTCAAGCAGCACGCAGAGGTGCTAAAACTATTCTTGTCAGTGAGTTTTCTTGGTTGGGTGGAATGTTAACTTCTGCTGGCGTATCTGCTCCTGATGGCAACGAATTAAAATCTTTTAAAATTGGTTTATGGGGTTCATTTCTTAATGAATTACGCAAAAAACAACCCGGAGGTTTAGATAATAGTTGGGTGAGTTTTTTTAGTTATCAACCCCATATAGGTGCAGAAATTTTTGCAGACTGGGTGAGAGAATTACTGAATCTGCAATGGATTTCCGGGAAAGTACCATTAGAAGTTTTACGCAACGCAGATTGTATTGCAGGTGTCCGCTTTGCAGATTTCACAGTTTACGCCAAAGTGATTCTTGATGGTACAGAATTAGGCGATGTATTAGCTTTAGGAGATGTTCCTTACCGTTGGGGATGGGAACTCCAGTCAGAGTATGGAGAACCCAGCGCCCCAGAAAGTTTTAATGATCTGACGGAAAAATACTCTGTACAATCACCGACTCATGTAGTAGTCATGCAGGATTTTGGGGAATGTAGCGCACCAGAAATTCCCAGAGCGCCTAATTATGATCCATCTTTGTTTGCAGGGGCTTGGGATAATTATGGACCAGAAAAATTTTTAAACTATGGACGATTGCCCGCCAATTGGTTTATGATCAATTGGCCGATTTGTGGCAATGACTACGGCCAAAAAGCCAACCGTTTGCTAGAGTCAAAGATAGCAAGACGTGAGTTTTATCAAGAATGTTTCTGGCATAGTCAAAACTTTGCCCATTATATTCAAACTCACCTTGGTAGACGCTACGGTTTAGCCGAAGGAGTTTTTCCTAGTCTCTCTCCAGCTTTTGCACTTCATCCCTATTTTCGGGAAAGTCGCCGCTTAGAGGGACTTGTTACTGTCTCTGAGCAAGATATTCTGCCCATTGCAGACGGTCGAGTTGCAGCTAAGTTTGATGATGCGGTTGCTATTGGAAACTACGCCAATGATCACCATTATCCGGGTGTTAAGTTCTCACTACAACCTAAATCTATTCGCTGGGGTGGACGTTGGACAGGAACGCCCTTTACTATTCCTTATCGTTGTTTGATTCCCAAATCTACGGATGGTTTGCTGGTGTGTGAGAAGAATATTTCTGTCTCTCACATTGCTAATGGAGCAACTAGACTGCAACCTGTAGTTATGGGTATTGGTCAAGCCGCAGGGATGGCCGCTGCTCTTTGTTGTGAGTTAAATTGTCAGCCCAGAAATTTACCAGTCAGGATGCTGCAAACAGCTTTATTGACAGATGAGCGATCTCCCACAGCTATTGTTCCCTTGTTCAATTTATCAATCTATCATCCGGAATGGTTAAACTGGCAAATTCATTATTTGAATCAACCAGAAACTTATCCTATAGATGGTAATTGTCCTGCTTTATCGGTTGATCAGTGTGATTTCTTAAATCTTGATTGTTTCATAGGAATTTTTAATTGCTTAGGGCAACAAGATTACAGATTTACTATCACAAACCCAACAGAATTATTACCTAAGACTTGGCAGATTGTAACTTTGGAATCATCTGTAGATGAGCAATTGCAAGTCTTGAGCCAAAATCAAAAGCTCAAAGTTTGGGGTCGTGCAAATTCATCTGGAAACTGGCTACTTGTCGAATATATCGACGAAGTATCAAATTGA
- a CDS encoding serine/threonine-protein kinase: protein MNNILPIGAILRDRYQILEILSTKTGFGITYKVRDRNHPYQRILVIKQLKKPTPESLKIKHLPKAEQQEKIDQVWANYLRLFRKETQALANLGETYNQTPTIHERFTELGEEFYVQEYIEGNALSAEIKQGQKLSEEQVKSLLIEILEVVEYIQDITNNKSYTVIHRDIKPENIIRRKADHKLVIIDFVLVKEVTVPGTKIGSILGGTRGYIAPEIALGLISFASDIYSIGMIGVFAITGEDPSFTPNLAKNWQTKVNVSAEFTDFLNKMICEDYKDRFQNAQEALTALKTNKPPIPTPQPTPPPTPSIPWKLIKLMMMGISGIMLIIGVVIGVIAILPKSDSQLIADGKGKSGQLTTTDNKELGSGKNIDVYTFKSEKRQYLTVEVVSNNFRPIFTMRNPHFSQTMRSQSIESL, encoded by the coding sequence ATGAATAACATTTTACCCATTGGTGCTATTCTCCGAGATCGTTATCAAATCCTAGAAATTTTATCTACTAAAACCGGATTTGGTATTACCTATAAAGTTAGAGATCGAAATCATCCCTATCAAAGAATTTTAGTTATCAAACAACTTAAAAAACCGACACCTGAAAGTTTAAAGATTAAACATTTACCAAAAGCAGAACAACAAGAGAAAATTGATCAAGTTTGGGCTAATTATTTACGACTTTTTAGAAAAGAAACCCAAGCATTAGCAAACCTGGGGGAAACATATAATCAAACTCCTACCATTCATGAACGGTTTACAGAATTAGGAGAAGAATTTTATGTCCAGGAATATATAGAAGGAAATGCTTTATCGGCAGAAATTAAACAGGGTCAGAAATTATCAGAAGAACAAGTTAAATCTTTGTTGATTGAGATTTTAGAAGTTGTTGAATATATCCAAGACATAACTAATAACAAAAGTTATACAGTCATTCATCGAGATATAAAACCAGAAAATATTATTCGCAGAAAAGCAGATCATAAATTAGTGATCATTGATTTTGTTTTAGTTAAAGAAGTAACAGTTCCAGGAACAAAAATCGGCTCAATTTTGGGAGGAACACGGGGATATATTGCACCGGAAATTGCATTAGGATTAATATCTTTTGCAAGTGATATTTATTCTATAGGAATGATTGGAGTTTTTGCAATCACGGGAGAAGATCCTTCTTTTACACCTAACTTAGCTAAAAATTGGCAAACAAAAGTAAATGTTAGTGCTGAATTTACTGATTTTTTAAATAAAATGATTTGTGAAGATTACAAAGATCGGTTTCAAAATGCACAGGAAGCGTTAACAGCATTGAAAACAAATAAACCACCTATACCCACTCCTCAACCAACACCACCACCAACACCTTCTATTCCCTGGAAATTGATTAAATTAATGATGATGGGAATTTCAGGAATTATGTTAATAATTGGTGTAGTTATCGGTGTAATTGCTATTTTACCGAAATCTGATAGTCAATTAATAGCAGATGGTAAAGGAAAATCAGGACAATTAACAACAACAGATAATAAGGAATTAGGAAGTGGTAAAAATATTGATGTTTATACTTTTAAAAGTGAGAAAAGACAGTATTTAACAGTGGAAGTAGTTAGTAATAATTTCCGTCCTATTTTTACAATGCGGAACCCGCATTTCTCACAAACAATGCGATCGCAATCTATAGAATCCTTATAG
- a CDS encoding COP23 domain-containing protein — protein MKSSQWLLFISLFIVNLILTGCKEPEKVVFSCETDNNGEHTTKVKYQNQTRDLIVWKRTDFVKAGFPPQRRCEEVTPKLQDAYDNGTLPTLTWGYTEAQNNVNKRFKSLCTTTEKECHTLILTLLESDDADNELKKFTAVLNGDASSAYQNSSDCKPPQQTGANLTCTVDIFKVFNK, from the coding sequence ATGAAAAGTTCTCAGTGGTTGTTATTTATCAGTTTGTTTATTGTCAATCTTATATTAACAGGATGTAAAGAACCGGAAAAAGTGGTTTTCTCCTGTGAAACAGACAACAACGGAGAACACACAACCAAAGTTAAATATCAAAACCAAACAAGAGATTTAATAGTGTGGAAACGCACCGACTTTGTAAAAGCTGGGTTTCCTCCACAACGGAGATGTGAAGAAGTCACACCAAAATTACAAGATGCTTATGATAATGGAACTTTGCCAACTTTAACTTGGGGTTATACGGAAGCTCAAAATAATGTTAATAAAAGATTTAAGTCTTTATGCACGACTACAGAAAAAGAATGTCATACTTTGATTTTGACATTATTAGAATCAGATGATGCTGATAATGAATTGAAAAAATTTACTGCGGTGTTAAATGGTGATGCTTCCAGCGCATATCAAAATTCTTCCGACTGTAAACCACCACAACAAACAGGTGCTAATTTAACTTGTACTGTTGATATTTTCAAGGTGTTTAATAAATAG
- a CDS encoding DUF2887 domain-containing protein: MRRDTIFYQLFKQFPSLIFELVDEKPPTAAEYQFDSIEVKETAFRIDGVFLPPDHANPKIAFFSEIQFQKDDDLYHRFFTEIFTFLYRHQVRYDNWYGVIIFPSRSLEPSNYLIHDVLVDSYKVKRIYLDELGDLENQPLGIGLMLLTTTPEDKAIEAAQFLLRKTKNTEVDIFEQEAIIDLVTKIIAYKFKFSREEIEAMLIPTEEPRAVREWKEIGLETGERNIVMRLLNRRFGTVSQELLTKVQGLTREQIETLAEDLLDFSVVSDLEKRKF; this comes from the coding sequence ATGAGACGGGATACAATTTTTTATCAATTATTCAAACAATTTCCCAGTTTAATATTTGAACTGGTAGACGAAAAACCACCCACAGCAGCAGAATATCAATTTGACTCTATCGAAGTCAAAGAAACAGCATTTAGAATTGATGGAGTATTTTTACCTCCAGATCATGCTAATCCGAAAATAGCATTTTTTAGTGAAATTCAATTTCAGAAAGATGATGACTTATATCATCGGTTCTTTACGGAAATTTTTACATTTCTCTATCGTCATCAAGTGAGGTATGATAACTGGTATGGTGTGATAATTTTTCCATCCCGGAGTTTAGAACCATCTAATTACCTAATTCATGATGTATTGGTAGATAGTTACAAAGTCAAAAGAATCTATTTGGATGAGTTAGGAGATTTAGAAAACCAACCTTTAGGAATAGGGTTAATGTTGTTAACTACTACTCCTGAAGATAAAGCAATAGAAGCGGCTCAATTTTTACTGAGAAAGACAAAAAATACAGAGGTGGACATTTTTGAGCAAGAAGCGATAATAGATTTAGTAACGAAAATCATTGCTTACAAATTCAAATTCAGTCGAGAGGAAATAGAAGCTATGTTAATACCAACCGAAGAACCTAGAGCAGTTAGAGAATGGAAGGAAATAGGATTAGAAACTGGAGAGAGAAATATTGTGATGCGACTATTAAACCGTCGTTTTGGTACAGTTTCTCAGGAGTTATTAACTAAAGTTCAAGGGTTAACTAGAGAGCAAATAGAAACCTTAGCTGAAGATTTGTTAGATTTTTCTGTTGTGTCAGATTTGGAGAAACGGAAGTTTTAG
- a CDS encoding tetratricopeptide repeat protein, which produces MLNVAKNEPKSYFYRGVAYGQQGKTDLAIADFSQAIKINPLYADAYLHRGNRYDDRNKIVQAITDYNQAIKINNKYGKAYLARALANMKNGNKLEAIKDLETAKQLFQQQNDTKGYQIVQEFLNKL; this is translated from the coding sequence ATATTAAATGTTGCTAAAAATGAACCAAAATCTTATTTTTATCGTGGTGTTGCTTATGGTCAGCAAGGAAAAACAGATTTAGCTATTGCTGATTTTTCTCAAGCAATTAAAATCAATCCTCTATATGCAGATGCTTATCTTCATCGTGGAAATAGATATGATGATAGGAATAAAATAGTTCAAGCTATTACTGATTATAATCAAGCCATTAAGATTAATAATAAATATGGAAAAGCATACTTGGCTAGAGCATTAGCTAATATGAAAAACGGTAATAAATTGGAAGCAATTAAAGATTTAGAAACTGCTAAACAACTTTTTCAACAACAAAATGACACTAAAGGATATCAAATAGTACAGGAATTTTTGAATAAATTATAA
- a CDS encoding BrnT family toxin, with protein sequence MRVEFEWDENKAQININKHGVSFEEAKTVFDDPFALIFDDLAHSFGEKREIIIGYSNQNHLLLVCFTERESNLIRIFSCRFATKKERQDYEQNTN encoded by the coding sequence ATGAGGGTAGAATTTGAATGGGATGAAAATAAAGCGCAAATAAACATCAACAAACATGGCGTTAGTTTTGAGGAAGCAAAAACAGTATTTGATGATCCATTTGCCTTGATATTTGATGATTTAGCTCATTCTTTCGGAGAAAAAAGAGAGATTATTATTGGTTATTCAAATCAAAATCACTTACTTTTAGTTTGTTTTACCGAAAGAGAAAGTAATTTAATCCGTATTTTTAGCTGTCGTTTCGCTACTAAAAAAGAGAGACAAGACTATGAACAAAACACCAATTAA
- a CDS encoding inorganic phosphate transporter, giving the protein MIIIAFLSLYVAFNLGANDVANAMGTSVGSKAVTLTQAIIIAGILEFTGAVLFGHGVTETLGTKIANPDLFITTPQTLALGMITVLISAGVWLQIATSLGLPVSSSHAVVGAIAGFTWVALGKNAIDWSSIGLITIGWILTPVISATIAAFFYSLIQKWILSQPHPRLQLQEWIPWLSAILLSIFGVIVLPTLTQPLTKFLSEKIGLNIPSHDIPIFTGAIAAIGLTIYNWRKLDLTTIQNPKSKIQNPIEQLFARFQLLSACFVAFAHGANDVGNAIAPLAVISYINQTNTVPNNGIIIPIWIMILGGTGIVAGLAIWGKKVIATIGENIISLQPSSGFCAELATAATILLASRLGLPVSTSHALVGGVVGIAMVQNLKSIKFQTLQGIAAAWVITVPISAVISAIIFSIIRII; this is encoded by the coding sequence ATGATTATAATCGCTTTTTTATCCTTATACGTCGCCTTTAACCTGGGTGCAAACGACGTAGCAAACGCAATGGGAACATCCGTAGGATCAAAAGCTGTCACCCTGACACAAGCCATCATCATCGCCGGCATCTTAGAATTTACAGGTGCAGTATTATTCGGACATGGTGTAACAGAAACACTAGGAACAAAAATAGCTAACCCCGACTTATTCATCACCACACCCCAAACCCTAGCATTAGGGATGATAACAGTCCTCATATCAGCAGGGGTATGGCTACAAATAGCCACCTCACTCGGTTTACCCGTTTCCTCATCTCATGCAGTCGTCGGTGCGATCGCTGGTTTTACCTGGGTAGCATTAGGAAAAAACGCCATAGATTGGTCATCAATAGGTTTAATTACCATTGGTTGGATATTAACACCAGTCATCAGCGCCACCATCGCCGCTTTTTTTTACAGCCTTATTCAAAAATGGATATTATCCCAACCTCATCCCCGCTTACAACTACAAGAATGGATTCCCTGGTTAAGTGCAATTTTACTAAGTATATTTGGTGTAATAGTTCTGCCCACCTTAACCCAACCACTGACAAAGTTTTTAAGTGAGAAAATCGGTTTAAACATCCCCTCCCACGACATCCCCATATTTACTGGTGCAATAGCCGCAATAGGACTTACAATCTATAACTGGAGAAAATTAGATTTAACCACAATCCAAAATCCAAAATCTAAAATCCAAAATCCCATAGAGCAACTATTTGCACGCTTCCAGCTATTAAGTGCTTGCTTCGTCGCTTTCGCACATGGTGCAAACGATGTCGGAAATGCGATCGCACCTTTAGCAGTAATTTCCTACATCAACCAGACAAATACCGTCCCCAACAATGGGATAATTATCCCTATCTGGATTATGATCCTTGGAGGTACAGGTATTGTTGCAGGTTTAGCCATCTGGGGTAAAAAAGTCATCGCTACCATTGGCGAAAATATCATTTCCCTACAACCCAGTAGCGGATTTTGTGCCGAACTCGCCACCGCCGCCACCATCTTACTAGCTTCTCGGTTAGGTTTACCTGTATCTACTTCCCACGCCCTTGTGGGTGGTGTAGTGGGTATTGCAATGGTACAAAACCTCAAATCAATTAAATTTCAAACCCTCCAAGGGATAGCCGCAGCCTGGGTAATTACAGTCCCCATCAGTGCTGTAATCAGCGCCATAATCTTCAGTATTATCCGGATCATCTGA